The genome window TTTTGATAGTTTTTGAGTTTTagctgcccacagcccctgtgctgccttGGAAAAGGCAAATCTTCCACTCTGCCACCACGCACAGGGcactctgcctgcagagagcaTTCTTCCCTCCACctctcccagagctccatgtgccCATTCCATCAGTCTGATCCCCAGGGAAGGAGGTGGGAATACCATGGAGGACGTGTTCAGCCCAAAAAGCTCCAGCAGGACACAAATCCTGCCTCCTGTTTGTTCTCCATGAGGAAGAAGTACCTTcatgcctgcagcagcagcaggtcctcCTGGGTCCACTGCCTGGATGTGGCAAGGTCTTCCCCCTCGAACCACAAACCCCCAGCCCACTGCATCCCCCACAATctgcaatgaaaacaaaaggggtttaaaaatcacataatgggctggaagaggagatgcagcagctcctAGAGAGACAGAGAGCTCATGATCCAAACATATTGTAGGTGGGAGAGAAAGGGCCGTGCAGCAGGTGAGATGCAGAACTGATTAATTGCTCCCTGCAAAGCTGTTTCTGATTAATTCCCTGTCAGCCTGTGCAGGAAAGAGACTCACAGGCAGCATCAAGCTGAAGTGCAAGGCATGCACCACAAGCAGGCTTGAGAGCATTCCCAtagcacacacagagccttttccttggcacagcagagcacttcctgggggaaggggctgctctTGCCTTGCCCCGTGCCAATGTCAGCCTGCCAGAGCAGTTTGCTGTGACACTGTGGCCCTCTGAAGTGcccaaaagagaaaaggaattcCCAAGGGACTTTGCACATcacacatataaataaataacagcaactGCAGAGCTAAGCAGGAGGAAATGAGCCATGAAGggcccaggctggcagagtTGAAGGGCAGGGCAAGAGCGTTCAGGAGAATGAACAGCACGTCCTCAGACGTGCCATGCTAATCACCAGCTTGATTTTTCTTGCTCCTTCCCACCACTTTCTGCATCACACTTCATTTGGGAACCTGAtccacagctcctggtgccaAACCAGCACGGCCAGGCAGCTCTCACACTTCCTGCACTGCTCTCTGTGAGTTTGCCCCTGTCAGAGGTGGGCAGTGAAGGGATGGGACACAAAAATAACCAAGTGCAATAGGATccacagggcaggagctgtcctgTAACATTtccaccagccctgccttgACCAGTCCTACAgctttagaaataatttaaaaagcaaaggcCCCAAACTTGGGTTGTCTGCAGCATCCTGGAGATTTGTCCATGCAAAAAGCCCCATACAAGGAAGGCAAGAGTGGCCCTTGGATGTTCCCCCAttcagtgcagctccagcaggtgCTGATGGATCAAATCAATACCCCTGATCTGCAGAGGGACCTGAAAGATGCATAGAGCTGTGCCTAAAGCCGTGTGACAGAGGGTGAGTGTCACAGTCCCAAGTGTCACAGGACTTACTGAATATACAGTTTGTAAGGAGCTGGATggaacagaaatcacagaatattaGAATGGGTTGGATGGGAAAGGACCTTGAGGATGGCCTCATTCCAcactcctgccaggagcaggaacaccttccactgttgtccaggttgctccaagccctgtccagcctggccttagacactttcagggatggggcagccacagcttctctgggcaccctgtgccagggcctcaccaatggcaaaaaactccaaaatgaGAGATTTTTGCTGGccaagaaacattttctttcccgATCTACCTCGTTATGCATTAAACTCTCAGAGGGGCTGAGCACATTTCCAAGACATTGACCCCTAGGGAGTCACCAACAAAAAGCCACGATGATGTGACATGCAGTCAAAGCTTTAGCACAGAAAGGTCAGAGCAGCCAACAGAAAACCACCaaagagcaggcagggagctggattAGCAAAGCCATTcccagtggtcactcacagtcaGCGTTTTCTTGACATAGGGGgccccaggggacagcagctctTCGTTGGTGACAGGTCTCTTTAACACTAGAGCAGAAGGTGACAGATCCTATCAGAATCAAGGGGTTTGTACAGTAAAGTGCATAACAAGGCAGCCTGGGGGTTACCCTGGGCTGCAAAGCAGATGTTAGAACCACAGTTCCTGCACACAGAAACCTCTGTGTTATCCCAGTGGTTTTCCAGACACATGCACAACTTTTCAAATCAAGAtgcagaggtgaggctgactgTCTCCTCTAGATGGGACTTGAGCCCATGCCCTGAAGGAATAGATGTCTCCCATATAACAACAGGGAATGCAGAAGCCCAGACCTGATTTGGGGTTGCACTCAGGCACAGGAGGGAATACCAAGGTAGGAGGAGCAGTGAAGTAGGCATTGGAGTTTCCAGAGAGGGAAGTGATGCTGCTCCTTCGAACTGCTGAGACAACTTTGATCTCCTTGTTGGTCTGGACTGAAAGAGGCACATgaaaatttttctattaaaaaacagACTGATTTAAAATAACAGACTTCCTGCCAAGCCTGACCTGCACCTGAACGGTATGTGTGCACTGAAGAGGGCATTTGAGCTTAGAAATAGTAAAACCAGCTCCAAAGAAAGATCAAGAGCTGATCTGATGCTAAGCTGTTTTCCTGGGGGCTGTGCTAGAGACTGTCAGTGCATGGTGACATCCACCACACACCAGTGGGATGGGTGTTCACTTCATGGGATGCCCAGAGCAAGCTCTCAAACTCTGCTGGAGCGACACCCTCATGCCTGGGGTACTCTGCTAATGTCACCCTTGCTTCCACAGCCACGTTACCAGAGAGGAAGCTGCTGTTGCCTGGCTCTGGGTTGAGCTTGCGGAGGCAGAAGGGGCTGTCGGGGCTCTCGGACAGGGCACGGGAGGAATTCTCATTGAGCAGCTCCGTcagccgccgccgccgccgaAAGTTGATCCAGAAGTGGTAGAGGATGTCACTGTCAAAGAAGTGATGCCGGTTGGAGACTAGGAGAGaacaggggaggagggagagccTGAGGGGTGGAAAAACATGTCACAAATCTCCTGAGGGACCCTCATGAATTGCTGTTAATGCCCCTGTGCTCTACTGCAGATTTCTGCCTGTTTGGGaatgctgcctgcagggagggaggaacaGCAGGGCCACCCCACAAGAGGTGCCATCCCCCAGGGTACACTCAGTGTCACAGACCTCCATCTGCCCCTGTCCCAAGGCACTCAGAGGACTCCCTGCCTTCCAAACTGGAAGTTTAATTATAGCAGATGGATATCATCTCCAGCCAAGAGGAGCTAAACATTACATCCTCATGCCCCAGCCCTCCAAACCCAGgggtgcagcccagccctgtggccGGTGGCTTTGAAGAACTGAAGAGCAAGAGCTCAGATTTCATCTCAAAGCCTTTGTGGATGGTAAAAGATTGCTCCAGTTTCAAAGGTCACCAGCTCCAAACATAGAACTGAAAGGCTGCATTGCCATCTCCAAGTGGGCACTTGACCAGCACTTGTTGCAGGGCGTGAATGAGGATTTGTTCCTCGCACAGCCACGCtcatcccttcccaccccagctccagccagagcctggctcaCCATGCTGAATGATGCCGTGCTCCAGCAGTGCCCgtcccagctccactgcctcCTGCCTGTTCTCCACTTCTCCCTCCTGAACCAGCCAGTCGATCATCTCAGAGCCCAGGAAAGCCCTCTGGTACTTCACCGAGTTCTCCTCCCTCACCTTCAGGATTGACTCTTCCACGCtcaccagcctggcacagaggtgGGACAGGGCTCCCGTGATGCCAGACATCCCTGGCAGTCCCCACGGAACGCAGCCGGGTGAAGCAGGGCCGAGGATGTGGGCAAAGCATCGCAGCCACAGCACTCACACAGCAgcgggaagggagggagaacaCGGAGCTGCAGTCGGGCGCCTTTGTAAATCTTCATCGCAGcgaggcagcagctccagcagaaccagctgggctgtgagctCAGCTAAAGATGACAGGGAAAGCCAAGCAAGCGTGGGTGACACAAGGCAGGCAGTCCAAAGGCAAGGGTGAGGTGGGCTCCAGTCAGCAGGTGCTCCAGtggcagcactgagagctgagTCCAGCGTCTCCACGAGAGGGTGCAGCCGGCTCAGCCATCAGGCTGCCGGGATGCTCGCCATCCCTCGGCCACCGCTGCGGACCAAGAGCAAAGCACAAGGCAtgcacaggggcacaggggcagggacacagccaaAATCACCGCCCGCCCCCAAGGGGGACTCGCCTTCAGGGCACTTTGGGACTCCCACTGCCAGAGTGGGAGCGTGTGCAGCTGTGAAAAGGCTGTTAAAGGAAACGGGTCCACAGAGTGGGCTGGGGTTAAACTCTGGGAAATGGCCTGGATTTAGAACCAGAAACAAtcaacacaaagaaaacaaaacacttggAGGTGGAAGGAGTTTTCTCTACTCTCTGGAAAAGGGAATGACCTTTTCCATTACAAATTTTGCACACAGGCTAAGCAAGGAGCAGGCACCCAGGCCCACAAGGGTCCTGAAAGGCCCAGACCTTGCTGACTTTGGTGGGACAGAAGTCCTAGTACTGGTGGAAACATCTCACACAAGGAGGCTGGAACAGTGCTGGGAATGGCCACTGGATGTGTTCATCCCAGGAGCACCCAGACTGCATTTCCCTGTACCAGACCCCAGATCCTGCACGTGGGCTGGAGCCCTTGAGTTCACGTATGTCCATGTATCATGTAACTCATGCACCCATGAGTTCATATAAAactcctgtcccatccccaagCACTCTGGTTGTCCTGTCCATGGGTTCATATAAaactcctgtcccctccccaaGCACTCTGGCTGTCCTGTCCCTGAGTTCATATAAAACTCCTGTCTCTTCCCCAAGCACTCTGGCTGTCCATGTGTTCGTATAAAactcctgtcccatccccaagCACTCTGGCTGTCCTGTCCCTGAGTTCATATAAAACTCCTGTCTCTTCCCCAAGCACTCTGGCTGTCCATGTGTTCGTATAAAactcctgtcccatccccaagCACTCTGGCTGTCCTGTCCCTGAGTTCATATAAAACTCCTGTCTCTTCCCCAAGCACTCTGGCTGTCCATGTGTTCGTATAAAactcctgtcccatccccaagCACTCTGGCTGTCCTGTCCCTGAGTTCATATAAAACTCCTGTCTCTTCCCCAAGCACTCTGGCTGTCCATGTGTTCGTATAAAactcctgtcccatccccaagCACTCTGGCTGTCCTGTCCCTGAGTTCATATAAAactcctgtcccatccccaagCACTCTGGCTGTCCTGTCCCTGAGTTCATATAAAactcctgtcccatccccaagCACTCTGGCTGTCCTGTCCCTGAGTTCATATAAAactcctgtcccatccccaagCACTCTGGCTGTCCTGTCCCTGAGTTCATATAAAactcctgtcccatccccaagCACTCTGGCTGTCCTGTCCCTGAGTTCATATAAAactcctgtcccatccccaagCACTCTGGCTGTCCTGTCCCTGAGTTCATATAAAactcctgtcccatccccaagCACTCTGGCTGTCCTGTCCCTGAGTTCATATAAAactcctgtcccatccccaagCACTCTGGCTGTCCTGTCCCTGAGTTCATATAAAactcctgtcccatccccaagCACTCTGGCTGTCCTGTCCCTGAGTTCATATAAAactcctgtcccatccccaagCACTCTGGCTGTCCTGTCCCTGAGTTCATATAAAactcctgtcccatccccaagCACTCTGGCTGTCCTGTCCCTGAGTTCATATAAAactcctgtcccatccccaagCACTCTGGCTGTCCTGTCCCTGAGTTCATATAAAactcctgtcccatccccaagCACTCTGGCTGTCCTGTCCCTGAGTTCATATAAAactcctgtcccatccccaagCACTCTGGCTGTCCTGTCCATGGGTTCACAGTAAAACTTCTATCCATCCCCAAACACTCAGGCTGTCTGTCCATGTGTTCATATAAaactcctgtcccctccccaaCACTCTGGTTGTCCTGCA of Ficedula albicollis isolate OC2 chromosome 20, FicAlb1.5, whole genome shotgun sequence contains these proteins:
- the LOC101816087 gene encoding DEP domain-containing mTOR-interacting protein-like — protein: MESLSSSLKKKATEHHYRAEVMIAGEQLRLRLHDGKLVKDRRYHLRTYPNCFVAKELTDWLVEHKEAPDRETAIRLLQKLMDHYIIHHVCDEHSDYKDAKLLYRFRKDDGTFPLSKDVKVFLRGQSLYEKLVSVEESILKVREENSVKYQRAFLGSEMIDWLVQEGEVENRQEAVELGRALLEHGIIQHVSNRHHFFDSDILYHFWINFRRRRRLTELLNENSSRALSESPDSPFCLRKLNPEPGNSSFLSVQTNKEIKVVSAVRRSSITSLSGNSNAYFTAPPTLVFPPVPECNPKSVLKRPVTNEELLSPGAPYVKKTLTIVGDAVGWGFVVRGGRPCHIQAVDPGGPAAAAGMKVCQFVFSVNGVYVLHLDYQTISSLIMTGPRTLVMEVMEAIE